Proteins encoded in a region of the Paenibacillus pedocola genome:
- a CDS encoding NAD-dependent epimerase/dehydratase family protein — MSTLSTSSAQAIRVLITGSTGMVGEGVLHECLAHPDVEEVLVINRRTCGITHYKLTEILLTDFFDLSGIQEQLRGYNACFFCLGSTSAGVSEAAYTRLTHDLTLYMATFFAEQNPGMVFCYVTAYGTDRTEQGRSMWARVKGKTENALNKLPFARTYFFRPAFIRPTPGLTRTHRYYYAIQWLYPLLRLLFPNYAVTLREIGQAMIHVASRGFDREILESRDIAAAARQ, encoded by the coding sequence ATGTCTACTCTGTCAACATCATCAGCTCAAGCTATTCGCGTGCTAATCACCGGATCAACGGGAATGGTAGGCGAAGGTGTGCTGCACGAATGCTTAGCTCATCCGGATGTCGAAGAGGTTCTGGTTATAAACCGGAGGACCTGCGGGATTACCCATTACAAACTGACTGAAATTTTGCTTACAGATTTTTTTGATCTTTCCGGAATTCAAGAGCAGCTGCGCGGATATAATGCCTGCTTTTTTTGTCTGGGTTCCACCTCGGCAGGAGTAAGCGAGGCAGCATATACCCGACTGACACATGATCTCACGCTATATATGGCAACGTTTTTTGCGGAGCAGAATCCGGGAATGGTTTTCTGTTATGTAACTGCCTACGGAACGGACCGAACTGAACAGGGGCGCAGCATGTGGGCCCGAGTAAAGGGGAAGACGGAGAATGCACTAAACAAGCTGCCTTTTGCCAGAACATATTTTTTCCGTCCGGCATTTATCCGTCCTACACCGGGGCTGACCCGGACCCACAGGTATTACTATGCAATACAATGGCTGTATCCCCTGCTCCGGCTGCTGTTTCCTAACTATGCGGTTACGCTGAGAGAGATCGGACAAGCCATGATTCATGTAGCCAGCCGGGGGTTTGACCGGGAGATTCTGGAGAGCCGTGATATCGCCGCCGCAGCCAGGCAGTAG
- a CDS encoding conjugal transfer protein TraR: MSHLTDSQLAKLKAALEQHKQELEQHFKDNGEENSLIGDSLKMSTGELSSVDNHPADSGTETFERSRDLGINLALNDELAEIDAALQRMEDGTYGICIVSKQNIPYDRLEAIPHTAYAVDYSPERSNSGERPVEEQVMTPPPAGAGQGREEQSGRFDDAGAWDSVEDYGSASSPVTPPGQDNGEGDS, encoded by the coding sequence ATGAGTCATTTAACAGATTCACAGCTGGCCAAGCTTAAAGCGGCCTTGGAGCAGCATAAACAGGAACTTGAGCAGCATTTTAAAGATAACGGCGAAGAAAACAGCCTAATTGGCGACTCCCTAAAAATGTCTACCGGTGAACTCTCCTCTGTCGATAATCACCCGGCAGATTCAGGTACGGAGACCTTTGAAAGAAGTCGGGATCTCGGGATAAACCTCGCATTAAACGATGAATTGGCCGAAATCGATGCTGCGCTGCAGCGGATGGAAGACGGTACCTATGGCATCTGCATTGTAAGTAAACAGAATATCCCTTATGATCGTCTCGAAGCCATCCCGCATACCGCTTATGCAGTAGATTATTCTCCCGAACGTTCGAACTCCGGTGAACGCCCTGTCGAAGAACAGGTCATGACACCTCCGCCAGCCGGAGCAGGCCAGGGCCGCGAAGAGCAAAGCGGTCGCTTCGATGACGCAGGAGCATGGGACTCTGTAGAGGATTACGGCAGTGCTAGTTCCCCTGTCACACCTCCCGGACAAGACAACGGAGAAGGGGATTCCTGA
- a CDS encoding DivIVA domain-containing protein: MDEHMKRRLDKQRKLFSQLGITLDALTIHEKEFSMKLRGYDAEEVDTFLDSVIKDYERFYATIADLMDKWQEQQIEMRELRAESKAAAAAPAPVVRGIDPLELEDIIIRLESNLRQLKDKLPRTEGYL; encoded by the coding sequence ATGGACGAACATATGAAACGCCGGCTGGATAAGCAAAGAAAGCTGTTCAGCCAGCTCGGCATCACACTTGATGCACTCACCATTCACGAGAAAGAGTTCAGTATGAAGCTGCGCGGTTACGATGCAGAGGAAGTGGATACCTTTCTGGATAGCGTAATTAAGGACTACGAACGTTTTTATGCAACGATTGCCGATTTGATGGATAAATGGCAGGAGCAGCAAATAGAGATGCGGGAATTGAGAGCAGAATCGAAGGCGGCAGCGGCAGCCCCGGCACCTGTTGTCAGAGGCATTGATCCGCTTGAGCTGGAGGATATTATCATCAGGCTGGAGAGTAACCTGCGCCAGTTAAAGGACAAGCTTCCCCGCACTGAAGGGTACTTATAA
- a CDS encoding general stress protein produces the protein MTNKIVGIFETEQEATRAIEGLHRQGISNDEISVITRDRDELKNISDDTGTMAPEGVATGAATGGVVGGVAGLLAGIGALAIPGIGPILAAGPIVATLTGAAIGAGAGGLVGGLIGMGIPEDEAREYEGYVDNGKILVLVDDNGRGHDIHDVFRGNRSLNTSRYDSLYANNGSTNPDLIPEDTTVGNTLGNRGSMNADSDPDLYNRNRM, from the coding sequence GTGACTAACAAAATCGTAGGCATCTTCGAAACGGAACAAGAAGCGACCAGAGCAATTGAAGGACTGCACAGACAAGGGATTAGTAATGATGAGATCTCGGTTATCACAAGAGACCGTGATGAACTCAAAAACATTTCTGATGATACAGGTACCATGGCTCCGGAAGGAGTAGCTACCGGAGCAGCTACAGGCGGTGTGGTCGGCGGGGTAGCCGGACTGCTGGCCGGTATCGGAGCGTTGGCTATTCCGGGTATCGGGCCGATTCTTGCTGCCGGACCGATCGTGGCGACGCTGACAGGCGCAGCTATCGGCGCCGGTGCCGGCGGACTCGTCGGCGGATTGATCGGGATGGGCATTCCTGAAGATGAAGCACGCGAATATGAGGGTTATGTCGACAACGGTAAGATTCTCGTCCTGGTTGATGATAACGGAAGAGGACATGATATTCATGATGTTTTCCGCGGCAACCGCTCATTGAACACCAGCAGGTACGACTCTTTGTACGCTAACAACGGCTCAACGAATCCAGACCTAATTCCGGAAGACACTACCGTCGGAAATACACTGGGCAACCGGGGTTCGATGAACGCTGACAGCGACCCGGATCTGTATAACCGCAACAGAATGTAA
- a CDS encoding alpha-E domain-containing protein, whose product MLNRNAEALFWIGRYIERAENHARLIDVHYHIQQEEDFQAEGHKWSRLIDALGVRNEYLQQFESFAEQDVLSFITLDLGNANSLFSCVHQARNNLRTLRQHLPSELWDIANGFNLWLGEQSVADIMSGPHQFYQQIKERTAMFLGAEQSVMLRGNEWHFIESGRFLERAENTTRILQAVTVSCKSKEINSIYTQLQAVLKSVSGYQAFRRYYADDMSPECILEFLIVNAYFPRSIRFSFHKLEEHLAKLELDTSEKGSGHEKVIRQAGKIKADLDYMEKEEMSGDLVDDVLNSLKISCQRLGKTMEGAFFRREGVRV is encoded by the coding sequence ATGCTGAATCGCAATGCGGAAGCTTTGTTTTGGATTGGACGGTATATTGAACGGGCGGAGAATCATGCGCGGCTAATCGATGTTCATTATCACATTCAGCAGGAAGAGGATTTTCAGGCGGAGGGACATAAATGGTCACGGCTGATCGATGCCCTCGGTGTCAGAAATGAATACCTGCAGCAATTCGAGAGCTTTGCTGAACAAGATGTATTGTCCTTTATCACGCTGGACCTCGGCAATGCTAATTCCTTATTTTCTTGCGTGCATCAAGCACGGAATAATCTGCGCACGCTGCGCCAGCATCTGCCCAGCGAGCTCTGGGATATTGCCAATGGCTTCAATCTCTGGCTTGGGGAACAGTCGGTGGCGGATATCATGAGCGGGCCGCATCAGTTCTACCAGCAAATCAAGGAGCGCACGGCAATGTTCCTGGGGGCAGAGCAGTCAGTGATGCTGAGAGGCAACGAATGGCATTTTATTGAAAGCGGGCGGTTCCTCGAACGGGCCGAGAATACGACGCGGATTCTGCAGGCCGTTACCGTATCCTGCAAATCGAAGGAGATCAACTCTATATACACCCAGCTGCAGGCAGTGTTGAAATCCGTGAGCGGCTACCAGGCTTTCCGGCGTTATTATGCGGATGATATGTCACCGGAATGCATTCTGGAGTTCCTGATTGTAAATGCCTATTTCCCGCGTTCGATCCGCTTCTCATTCCATAAGCTGGAGGAGCATTTAGCCAAACTTGAGCTGGATACCTCCGAGAAAGGTTCGGGACATGAGAAGGTAATCCGCCAAGCCGGTAAAATCAAAGCCGATCTCGATTATATGGAAAAAGAAGAAATGTCCGGCGATCTCGTCGATGATGTACTGAATTCACTGAAGATATCCTGCCAAAGATTAGGGAAAACGATGGAGGGCGCTTTTTTTCGGCGTGAAGGAGTACGTGTATGA
- the hrpB gene encoding ATP-dependent helicase HrpB has translation MKQLPIMQVLPDLKKILESSKAAVLIAEPGAGKTTGTPPAFLDEPWMDGKTILMLEPRRLAARSAAVYMAACLGEQVGQTVGYLMRMDSKVGKQTRIVVVTEGVLTRMLQSDPSLGDVGLVIFDEFHERSLHADLGLALTLEAQSVLREDLRILIMSATLDGERVSALLGGAALVDCPGRTYPVETFYAPPQRDTPLEQAAAAAVLRALAEQPGDVLVFLPGEREIRRTERELEGSRLPAGTVVRPLYGQLPQAKQDAAVAAAVPGERKVVLATSIAETSLTIEGVRTVIDTGLRRTQVFSPRTGMPRLTTVPVSKASADQRRGRAGRTAPGVCYRLWSREEHARLPDDNVPEIMETDLAQLALELALWGVRDPAALPWLDAPPAAPYAQGVALLRQLGALDAGGAITPHGRSMAALGAHPRAAHMLLRAATLGEAPLACRLAALLQERDLFKGPANQSSDLTLRVEALLRYERSGDSGGADPAILRAVQRESRNLLAQLQAAPGEVPGDLSRIGLLLSFAYPDRVGQKRGDGAFLLSGGRGAAMREGQPLARSPYIVAAGVDDRAGQGRIILAADLPEAELLKEHADSLTEEREVYWDKESGSVKARRRTLFGALALKETTHERPTAEETEEVLLSVISAEGLGVLPWDKGTIQLRQRMAFMHAVRTDWPDVSDEALLLSLQEWLRPYIQGMRNLRDLQRLPLSKALEGMLDWNGRQTLDKEAPTHITVPSGSRIPLDYGNPGTPVLAVRLQEMFGQVDTPRIGLGKVPVLLHLLSPARRPMQVTSDLASFWRSTYFEVKKDLKGRYPKHYWPDDPLQAEPTSRTRPAK, from the coding sequence ATGAAGCAGCTTCCAATTATGCAGGTGCTCCCTGACCTGAAAAAAATACTAGAAAGCAGTAAAGCCGCTGTGCTGATTGCCGAACCCGGAGCAGGAAAAACGACCGGTACGCCTCCGGCTTTTCTGGACGAGCCCTGGATGGACGGCAAAACGATTCTGATGCTGGAGCCCAGACGGCTCGCCGCCCGTTCAGCGGCTGTGTACATGGCTGCTTGCCTCGGGGAGCAAGTCGGGCAGACTGTCGGTTACCTGATGAGAATGGACAGTAAGGTCGGCAAGCAGACACGGATTGTTGTAGTTACTGAAGGCGTGCTGACACGGATGCTGCAGAGCGATCCTTCACTTGGGGATGTCGGGCTTGTTATCTTTGATGAATTTCATGAGCGCAGTCTCCATGCCGATTTGGGGCTTGCCCTGACACTTGAGGCACAGTCTGTTCTGCGTGAGGACCTGCGGATTCTGATCATGTCGGCTACGCTGGACGGTGAGCGTGTTTCGGCGCTGCTGGGCGGCGCTGCCTTGGTGGATTGTCCGGGTCGGACCTATCCGGTAGAGACGTTCTATGCTCCTCCACAGCGCGATACTCCGCTGGAGCAAGCTGCTGCAGCGGCTGTCTTGCGCGCACTCGCTGAGCAGCCTGGGGATGTGCTTGTGTTTCTGCCCGGTGAACGGGAGATCCGCCGGACCGAACGCGAGCTTGAAGGGAGCCGGCTTCCGGCTGGAACGGTGGTGCGGCCGCTGTACGGCCAGCTTCCGCAGGCAAAGCAGGATGCTGCGGTGGCCGCGGCTGTACCCGGCGAGCGCAAGGTCGTGCTGGCGACTTCCATCGCCGAAACGAGCTTAACGATCGAAGGGGTGCGTACGGTAATTGATACTGGCCTGAGGCGCACCCAGGTATTCTCGCCGCGTACCGGCATGCCGCGGCTGACAACGGTGCCGGTATCGAAGGCATCGGCCGACCAGCGGCGCGGCCGGGCGGGCCGGACGGCACCGGGTGTCTGCTACAGGCTGTGGAGCAGGGAGGAGCATGCCCGTCTTCCGGATGACAATGTGCCGGAAATCATGGAAACCGACCTGGCGCAGCTCGCCCTGGAACTGGCGCTGTGGGGTGTGCGTGATCCAGCCGCGCTGCCCTGGCTGGACGCGCCGCCTGCCGCGCCTTACGCGCAGGGCGTGGCGCTGCTGCGCCAGCTCGGCGCGCTGGACGCCGGCGGCGCAATCACGCCGCACGGCCGCAGCATGGCCGCGCTTGGCGCGCACCCGCGTGCCGCGCATATGCTGCTGCGCGCGGCAACGCTTGGCGAAGCGCCGCTCGCCTGCCGGCTGGCGGCGCTGCTGCAGGAGCGGGACCTCTTCAAGGGTCCCGCGAATCAGAGCAGCGACCTCACGCTGCGCGTGGAGGCGCTGCTGAGGTACGAGCGCTCCGGCGACAGCGGAGGCGCGGACCCGGCAATCTTGCGCGCGGTGCAGCGCGAGAGCCGTAACCTCCTGGCGCAGCTGCAGGCCGCGCCGGGGGAAGTGCCCGGCGACCTCAGCCGCATAGGCCTGCTGCTGTCGTTTGCCTATCCCGACCGGGTCGGGCAGAAACGCGGCGATGGCGCGTTTCTGCTCTCCGGCGGCCGGGGGGCAGCCATGCGTGAAGGGCAGCCGCTCGCGCGCTCGCCCTATATTGTTGCCGCCGGCGTGGATGACCGCGCCGGACAGGGACGGATTATCCTGGCTGCGGACCTGCCGGAAGCCGAGCTGCTGAAGGAGCACGCAGACAGCCTGACCGAGGAACGGGAGGTCTATTGGGATAAAGAGAGCGGAAGCGTCAAAGCACGCCGGAGGACCCTGTTTGGTGCTCTGGCTCTAAAGGAAACTACCCATGAACGCCCCACCGCAGAAGAGACGGAGGAAGTGCTCCTGTCTGTAATCTCAGCGGAAGGCTTGGGAGTGCTGCCGTGGGATAAAGGCACTATCCAGCTGCGGCAGCGGATGGCCTTCATGCATGCCGTACGGACAGATTGGCCGGATGTATCGGACGAAGCTCTATTGCTATCCCTGCAGGAGTGGCTGAGGCCGTATATTCAGGGAATGCGCAATCTCCGGGATCTGCAGCGGCTGCCTTTATCCAAGGCGCTGGAAGGAATGCTCGATTGGAACGGCCGCCAGACCTTGGATAAAGAAGCGCCTACACATATTACAGTGCCCAGCGGATCACGTATACCGTTAGACTACGGAAATCCGGGGACGCCAGTACTGGCGGTAAGGCTGCAGGAGATGTTCGGCCAGGTGGATACACCGCGGATTGGGCTTGGAAAGGTTCCTGTGCTTCTGCACCTGCTCTCTCCGGCACGGCGGCCGATGCAGGTCACCTCTGATTTGGCCAGCTTCTGGCGGAGCACTTATTTTGAGGTGAAGAAGGATCTGAAAGGGCGTTATCCCAAACATTATTGGCCGGATGATCCGTTACAGGCTGAACCGACAAGCCGGACGCGCCCGGCCAAATAA
- a CDS encoding helix-turn-helix transcriptional regulator — MAFMIAQRAFIKVYLITMVEQHKGYGYQMLEDLRRDFKAYGYSPPQSEVYRALHELVQQGILYRTKQLKGNDPKVDFQEIVLYHFTADGEEKARLYKKQVKTDLDRCLGILNKAVTDNY; from the coding sequence ATGGCGTTTATGATTGCCCAGCGGGCTTTTATTAAAGTGTATTTGATTACGATGGTTGAGCAGCATAAGGGGTATGGGTATCAGATGCTGGAGGACTTGCGGAGAGATTTCAAGGCGTATGGCTATTCACCTCCCCAAAGTGAGGTTTACCGTGCCCTTCATGAACTTGTGCAGCAGGGAATACTGTACCGCACCAAGCAGCTGAAAGGGAATGATCCCAAGGTCGATTTTCAGGAAATCGTACTTTATCATTTTACGGCTGACGGGGAGGAGAAAGCCAGACTGTACAAAAAACAGGTGAAGACGGATCTGGACCGCTGCCTGGGCATATTAAACAAAGCCGTCACAGACAATTATTAG
- a CDS encoding SDR family oxidoreductase produces MSPNIAKKQRFVGKTAIITGAGSGIGRATAIQMAREGANVALFDLVNERTSVLEQKLNKLRKDCALAIDVDTSDAERMEEAVRKTIEHFGSLDIVFANAGINGAVGPIEELSLSDWERTMSVNLTGTFLTLKYTIPHLKEKGKGSIIITSSINGNTRFTSFGWSPYSTTKAGQVAFAKMAALELAKFKIRVNVICPGAISTNIDETTEFNEDVEEIVIPIEFPEGAQPLADGPGKAENVADLVSFLASDESIHITGAQIVIDGAESLLS; encoded by the coding sequence ATGAGCCCAAATATAGCTAAAAAACAGCGATTCGTCGGTAAAACAGCCATAATTACAGGTGCGGGCTCGGGGATCGGCCGGGCGACGGCCATCCAGATGGCGCGTGAAGGCGCTAATGTAGCTCTTTTTGACCTGGTGAATGAACGTACCTCAGTACTGGAGCAGAAGCTGAATAAGCTGCGCAAGGACTGTGCACTGGCCATTGATGTCGATACTTCCGATGCAGAGCGGATGGAAGAGGCGGTACGGAAAACAATCGAGCATTTCGGGAGTCTGGATATTGTGTTTGCCAATGCAGGAATTAATGGTGCCGTTGGTCCGATTGAGGAGCTGAGCCTAAGCGATTGGGAGCGTACGATGTCGGTCAATCTGACCGGAACATTTCTGACGCTTAAATATACCATTCCCCACCTTAAGGAAAAAGGCAAGGGCAGCATCATCATTACGAGCTCGATCAACGGAAACACGCGGTTTACCAGCTTCGGCTGGTCGCCCTACAGCACGACCAAAGCGGGACAGGTGGCATTTGCCAAAATGGCTGCGCTGGAGCTGGCGAAGTTCAAAATCCGCGTGAATGTAATCTGTCCGGGTGCGATTTCAACGAACATCGATGAAACGACAGAATTCAATGAGGATGTGGAGGAAATCGTCATCCCGATTGAGTTCCCCGAAGGTGCCCAGCCGCTCGCGGACGGGCCGGGTAAAGCGGAGAATGTCGCTGATCTTGTCTCTTTCCTTGCTTCCGATGAATCGATTCATATCACTGGAGCGCAGATCGTGATTGATGGTGCAGAATCGCTGTTAAGTTAA
- a CDS encoding DUF1801 domain-containing protein: MNEQVTDFINSVKQPWQIEICNKLRQLIHESIPEVQERLQYGKPHFLKNGKYAAVITTAKGWVTFTIFNAEELEVPEGVFEPGKPERITAKLLEGKPVNFELFAELLSQASAGL; encoded by the coding sequence ATGAATGAACAGGTTACGGATTTTATAAACAGTGTCAAACAGCCCTGGCAAATTGAAATCTGCAATAAACTCCGCCAGCTGATTCATGAATCCATCCCGGAAGTGCAGGAGCGGCTGCAATACGGCAAACCGCATTTTCTCAAGAACGGGAAATATGCGGCAGTGATTACAACAGCTAAGGGATGGGTCACCTTTACGATCTTTAATGCGGAGGAGCTCGAAGTACCGGAGGGAGTGTTTGAGCCCGGCAAACCGGAACGGATTACAGCCAAATTGCTGGAAGGTAAACCGGTAAATTTTGAGCTCTTCGCGGAGCTGCTCAGTCAAGCTTCGGCTGGACTGTAA
- a CDS encoding DnaJ family domain-containing protein, with amino-acid sequence MANLSWLAEQRIQEAMRNGEFEDLPGHGKPLELEDLSGVPEDLRMSFKIMKNAGILPEEIILRSECVTLEGLLAACHSSGDPGEMKSLRTKLTAKRMRLQELLRERGLESSSVFIEYGEQVRQHLLNDEK; translated from the coding sequence ATGGCAAACCTGTCATGGCTGGCGGAACAGCGGATCCAGGAAGCGATGAGGAACGGTGAATTTGAAGATTTGCCGGGCCATGGGAAGCCGCTGGAGCTGGAGGACCTGTCCGGAGTTCCTGAAGATCTGCGGATGTCGTTCAAAATTATGAAAAACGCCGGTATCCTGCCGGAAGAAATCATCCTGCGGAGCGAATGTGTAACACTGGAGGGATTGCTCGCGGCCTGCCACAGCAGCGGGGATCCCGGTGAGATGAAGTCGCTTCGTACTAAATTGACTGCAAAACGGATGAGGCTGCAGGAGCTGCTGCGTGAACGCGGTTTGGAGAGCAGCAGCGTATTCATAGAATATGGCGAACAAGTCCGCCAGCATTTACTGAATGATGAGAAATAG
- a CDS encoding transglutaminase family protein → MKIQINHTTTYTYPEPVTDSVNEVRLTPRTNYRQSCYHHEVEVTPAANLLTYEDFFGNRVHAYSVNKPHTEMIIHTKATVVTLDKAQGADLPHLPLEEQVRLLNDEKFQNRYIEFILPTRYTEVTPELVEFASQHPFDEADDMYEWTKKLSSTIYEQFTYDPEATSVNTTVKKALKLKRGVCQDYAHLMIAVCRSVGLPSRYVSGYHFVGDLQGGNADFEQASHAWVETHIPGTGWLGFDPTNNVEVNWRYIKLGHGRDYKDIVPVKGVYRGVSGTLTVKVDVRKLEN, encoded by the coding sequence ATGAAAATACAGATCAACCATACGACAACCTACACATATCCCGAACCGGTTACGGACAGTGTCAATGAAGTCAGGCTGACCCCGCGCACAAACTACCGGCAGTCCTGTTATCATCACGAGGTAGAGGTAACTCCAGCCGCTAACCTGCTGACCTATGAGGATTTTTTCGGTAACCGGGTGCATGCCTATTCCGTCAATAAGCCGCATACGGAAATGATTATTCATACCAAGGCGACCGTTGTTACGCTTGATAAAGCCCAGGGTGCAGATCTGCCGCATCTTCCGCTGGAAGAACAGGTCAGGCTGCTGAATGATGAGAAGTTCCAGAACCGGTATATTGAGTTCATTTTACCGACACGCTATACGGAAGTGACGCCTGAACTGGTTGAGTTTGCTTCACAGCATCCTTTTGACGAAGCGGACGATATGTATGAATGGACCAAGAAGCTATCCTCAACGATCTATGAACAGTTTACTTATGATCCCGAGGCTACGAGTGTAAATACCACGGTAAAAAAGGCACTAAAGCTTAAACGCGGTGTCTGTCAGGATTATGCCCATTTGATGATTGCGGTCTGCCGCAGTGTCGGCTTGCCTTCCAGATACGTCAGCGGGTACCATTTTGTCGGTGACCTGCAGGGCGGAAATGCGGATTTCGAGCAGGCCTCGCATGCCTGGGTAGAGACTCATATTCCCGGTACGGGATGGCTGGGCTTTGATCCGACGAATAACGTGGAAGTGAACTGGCGGTACATTAAGCTCGGGCATGGCCGGGATTACAAGGATATCGTGCCGGTAAAAGGCGTATACCGTGGTGTATCCGGGACATTGACGGTCAAAGTGGATGTTCGCAAACTGGAGAATTAG